A window of the Fusarium fujikuroi IMI 58289 draft genome, chromosome FFUJ_chr09 genome harbors these coding sequences:
- a CDS encoding probable DNA ligase: protein MSHTDEAQHEDEIQYGIVGMTREEIEEKFPNRPKNHSKTLIFSELFREVFNPLNENKKQNATGAGPRKGFRGVNKLSPHEQRRHIIERFITRWRKEVGPDFYPALRLILPDKDRDRGVYGLKENTIGKLLVKLMKIDKNSEDGYNLLHWKLPGQTTASRLAGDFAGRCFEVISKRPMRTDVGNMTIAEVNEQLDKLAASTGEAENLRVFETFYNRMNSEELMWLIRIVLKQMKVGATEKTFLDLWHPDGDALFSVSSSLRRVCWELHDPETRLEQEETGVALMQCFQPQLAQFQMPSSFDKMIALLRPTEEDPEFWIEEKLDGERMQVHMVQDKSHPGGKRFCFWSRKAKDYTYLYGDGLQDENSSLTRHLKNAFASGVKNLILDGEMITWDMGVDKIVPFGTLKTAALSEQKNKSDTDSAGHRPLFRVFDILYLNNKPLTQYTLRDRHRALEKAIKPVHRRLEIHSYEKATRADAIEPLLREVVANASEGLVLKNPRSMYRLNSRNDDWLKVKPEYMSEFGESLDCVIIGGYYGSGKRGGMLSSFLCGLRVTQNHIQAGANPEKCFSFFKVGGGFRAEDYAEIRHRTEGKWIEWDQKNPPSKYIELGGGELKQYERPDVWIRPKDSVVVSVKAASVGPSDQFARGFTLRFPRFRRLRLDRTWDTALSLEEFQELKERVDEESKEKAMTVEDRKRRNPKRVKRELIIAGEDAIVPEFRGETTNLFNGLDFCVLSEALRPYKKTKSQLETIIKENGGKVLQRAVPGTNMVLIADKKVVKVASLIKGGAVDIIRPKWIRDCLEQELGAFLLPFEPSHLFHATDALHQAAEDNTDQFGDSYARDLSLEELRELMHDMPKIEDGTQFDKDEFLQQLEEHGKDLGRLRSFTFRRCVVLFHAVEAGDNKISRLKHLVKYGGGNVTDDTNDLSVTHVVIEGDDPMQVGEAADMVRKELSSRRVQPRLVTGKWIDECWNESTLLDEEQFMIP, encoded by the exons ATGTCGCATACTGATGAGGCACAGCATGAAGACGAGATCCAATATGGCATCGTGGGCATGACCCGCGAAGAGATCGAGGAAAA GTTTCCGAATCGGCCAAAGAATCACTCAAAGACGCTCATCTTCTCGGAACTGTTTCGAGAAGTCTTCAACCCCCTcaatgagaacaagaagcagaatgCCACTGGTGCAGGCCCTAGAAAGGGCTTCCGTGGTGTGAATAAGCTTTCTCCTCATGAGCAGCGTCGGCACATCATTGAGCGCTTCATCACTCGATGGCGCAAAGAAGTTGGCCCTGATTTCTATCCCGCTTTGCGCCTGATCCTGCCAGACAAAGACCGTGACCGTGGAGTTTATGGGCTCAAAGAAAACACAATTGGAAAGTTACTCGTCAAGCTTATGAAAATCGACAAAAATTCCGAAGATGGCTACAACCTGTTGCATTGGAAGCTACCAGGTCAGACAACTGCGTCGCGCCTGGCGGGTGACTTCGCAGGACGATGTTTTGAAGTCATCTCGAAGCGGCCGATGCGCACCGATGTTGGGAATATGACCATTGCAGAAGTCAATGAGCAGCTTGACAAACTCGCTGCTTCAACAGGAGAGGCAGAGAATCTGCGAGTCTTTGAGACTTTCTACAATCGCATGAATTCAGAAGAGCTCATGTGGCTCATTCGGATCGTCCTCAAGCAGATGAAAGTCGGGGCCACGGAGAAGACTTTCCTTGACTTGTGGCATCCAGACGGAGATGCTCTATTTAGTGTGTCCTCAAGTCTAAGACGTGTTTGCTGGGAGCTGCATGACCCAGAAACCCGCCTTGAGCAGGAGGAAACTGGTGTTGCCTTGATGCAATGTTTCCAGCCACAGCTCGCACAATTTCAGATGCCTTCATCATTTGACAAAATGATCGCTCTTCTGCGGCCAACCGAGGAAGACCCCGAATTCTGGATTGAGGAAAAGTTGGACGGTGAGCGTATGCAAGTCCATATGGTCCAAGACAAGAGCCACCCAGGCGGCAAAAGGTTCTGTTTTTGGTCACGGAAGGCCAAAGATTACACCTATCTCTACGGCGATGGTCTTCAAGACGAAAACTCAAGTCTAACCCGACATTTGAAAAACGCATTTGCATCTGGAGTAAAAAACTTGATCCTAGACGGCGAAATGATCACCTGGGATATGGGCGTCGACAAGATAGTGCCTTTTGGCACCCTCAAAACAGCTGCGCTTTCGGAACAGAAGAATAAGTCTGATACAGACTCAGCTGGCCACCGGCCATTGTTCCGCGTCTTTGATATCCTTTACCTGAACAACAAACCTCTAACACAATATACCCTGCGGGATCGACACCGAGCTTTGGAAAAGGCTATCAAGCCTGTCCATCGCCGACTTGAAATTCACAGTTATGAAAAGGCAACGCGTGCCGACGCAATAGAGCCTCTTCTCCGTGAGGTTGTCGCTAATGCTTCTGAGGGCCTTGTTTTGAAGAACCCGCGATCTATGTACCGTCTCAACAGTCGAAATGATGACTGGCTCAAGGTCAAACCTGAATACATGTCCGAGTTTGGTGAGTCCCTCGACTGTGTCATTATTGGTGGCTACTATGGTTCAGGGAAACGGGGTGGCATGCTATCAAGCTTTCTATGTGGACTGCGTGTTACGCAGAATCATATCCAAGCTGGCGCCAACCCCGAGAaatgcttcagcttcttcaaggtCGGGGGCGGTTTCCGTGCAGAAGACTATGCAGAAATTCGGCATCGAACAGAAGGCAAGTGGATTGAGTGGGATCAGAAGAATCCACCCTCCAAGTACATCGAacttggaggaggagagcttAAACAGTATGAGAGACCAGATGTCTGGATCCGTCCTAAAGACTCTGTGGTTGTTTCTGTTAAAGCAGCCAGTGTTGGACCTTCAGATCAATTTGCCCGAGGCTTCACACTAAGATTCCCACGATTCAGAAGACTTCGCCTGGACCGAACCTGGGACACAGCCCTCTCCCTTGAAGAGTTCCAGGAGTTGAAGGAgcgagttgatgaagagtcaAAGGAGAAGGCGATGACGGTTGAGGACAGGAAGCGGCGCAACCCCAAGCGAGTGAAGAGAGAGCTGATCATTGCTGGAGAAGACGCGATTGTACCTGAGTTTAGGGGAGAGACGACAAACCTTTTCAATGGACTAGACTTCTGCGTGCTTTCAGAGGCACTCCGGCCTTATAAAAAGACCAAGTCCCAGCTTGAGAccatcatcaaggagaaTGGTGGCAAAGTCTTGCAACGAGCCGTACCAGGGACCAACATGGTTCTGATAGCCGACAAGAAGGTGGTAAAGGTGGCGAGCCTCATTAAAGGAGGGGCTGTTGACATTATCCGCCCCAAATGGATAAGAGATTGCCTTGAACAGGAATTGGGGGCGTTTCTTTTGCCATTTGAACCTTCGCATTTGTTTCACGCTACTGATGCATTACATCAAGCGGCAGAAGACAACACAGATCAGTTTGGGGACAGCTACGCGCGGGATCTTTCCCTCGAAGAACTCAGAGAGCTAATGCACGACATGCCTAAGATTGAGGACGGCACGCAATTTGACAAGGATGAATTTCTCCAACAGCTTGAGGAACACGGGAAAGACTTGGGACGACTGCGGAGCTTTACCTTCCGACGTTGCGTGGTGCTGTTTCATGCCGTGGAAGCTGGCGACAACAAGATTTCGAGGCTAAAGCACCTAGTCAAGTACGGCGGGGGTAATGTTACAGATGACACCAATGATCTGTCTGTGACGCATGTGGTGATCGAGGGCGACGACCCGATGCAAGTGGGAGAGGCCGCTGATATGGTACGAAAGGAACTGAGCTCAAGGCGCGTGCAACCAAGATTAGTGACAGGGAAATGGATCGATGAGTGCTGGAACGAGAGCACATTGCTTGACGAGGAGCAGTTTATGATTCCTTGA
- a CDS encoding related to peroxisomal serine-active lipase: MDSPAASVQQDDIDSTDPHLTDPTLLKDHSEFKSYTTSRFTYSGIRVFHRQHVKADELPQKPAPLPLLVFLHGLGGSVAQFHPLLSSLVDVATCMAIDYPGCGRSDFSVLDWEAYTTDALVELLETVIEDYRDKDAGQRVVLIGHSMGTSLAAKLANTQVDHTTSLAEYVVGLVAICPVSSPPGESITWWARMGLWAPEWMFDLWRAWNGRGGHNSASVRRFVGKDADEATRKLQYRFNRQSRTPVFRRIANGALPLYHNGKPKGGLPTLEVWAGLNIPVFLIGAEGDTVVSPEEATKIANALDPDKTLPESGASGETHEAIAEAAAPVNSSIRPQDHIPQAIEDINDDDFTKAKSTVVPSSEENSPNDPSTPNETMTELPAQPSHPRKVVKTTVMPLPATHAVLYAPCSVRAVAGLISDFLATHVTGRLSLAWQLQYLNREGKWDVKNLNKWKSVTPVSEPIGRTGKPIFRALKTLREVDDVHSPQNFISNWGSIVKDIIDISKDQPHYDPRGLERAGIHYHKFPTVSKIPPEDREVKDFIKLVDDLRNRQPARATAEGWTNPEQCVVGVHCHYGFNRTGYFIVCYLVERCDFGVQEAIDTFAKARPNGIRHSHFLDRLYVRYNVGSASASRS, encoded by the coding sequence ATGGACTCTCCTGCAGCAAGCGTCCAACAGGACGATATCGACTCCACTGACCCTCACCTCACGGACCCGACTTTACTGAAGGATCATTCAGAGTTCAAGTCCTATACAACAAGTCGTTTCACATACTCTGGAATCCGGGTTTTCCACCGACAACATGTCAAGGCAGACGAACTACCCCAAAAACCTGCCCCATTACCACTATTGGTATTTCTGCATGGCTTGGGCGGTTCTGTTGCCCAGTTTCATCCTCTGTTAAGTAGTCTGGTCGATGTGGCCACTTGCATGGCAATTGACTACCCCGGTTGTGGCCGATCTGATTTCTCGGTCCTTGATTGGGAAGCCTACACGACGGATGCTTTGGTAGAGCTTTTGGAAACAGTCATTGAGGACTATCGAGACAAGGACGCAGGCCAACGAGTGGTCCTGATCGGCCATAGCATGGGGACAAGTCTCGCTGCTAAGTTGGCCAACACCCAAGTCGACCATACAACCTCGTTAGCCGAGTACGTCGTAGGGTTGGTGGCTATCTGCCCTGTGTCAAGCCCTCCTGGTGAATCAATAACATGGTGGGCTCGGATGGGACTTTGGGCTCCGGAATGGATGTTTGATCTGTGGCGAGCATGGAACGGTCGGGGAGGACACAACAGTGCCAGCGTCAGGCGTTTCGTTGGAAAGGATGCCGACGAGGCTACCCGAAAACTTCAATATCGCTTTAACAGACAGAGTCGAACCCCAGTCTTTAGACGCATTGCCAACGGCGCCCTACCACTCTATCATAACGGCAAACCTAAAGGCGGTCTTCCGACCCTAGAAGTCTGGGCAGGATTAAATATCCCCGTCTTCTTGATAGGTGCTGAAGGGGACACTGTTGTTTCACCTGAGGAAGCCACAAAGATTGCTAACGCATTGGATCCTGACAAGACTCTGCCAGAATCAGGGGCATCAGGAGAGACACACGAGGCTATCGCCGAAGCTGCTGCCCCCGTCAACTCTTCTATAAGACCGCAGGATCATATTCCACAAGCTATTGAAGATATcaatgacgatgacttcACAAAGGCCAAGTCTACGGTGGTTCCCAGTTCAGAAGAGAATAGCCCCAATGATCCCTCAACCCCCAACGAGACTATGACTGAACTACCTGCGCAACCGAGCCATCCCAGGAAGGTAGTAAAGACCACTGTTATGCCACTACCTGCAACACACGCTGTCCTATACGCCCCTTGCTCAGTTCGTGCCGTTGCCGGGTTAATTTCTGATTTCCTGGCCACACACGTTACTGGAAGACTCTCCCTGGCCTGGCAACTGCAATACCTCAACCGTGAGGGAAAATGGGACGTCAAAAATCTCAATAAATGGAAGTCTGTTACTCCAGTATCCGAGCCGATTGGACGTACTGGAAAACCCATCTTCCGGGCACTCAAGACACTTCGTGAAGTGGATGATGTCCATTCTCCACAGAATTTTATTTCAAATTGGGGTTCTATCGTCAAAGATATCATTGATATCTCTAAAGACCAGCCTCACTATGACCCACGCGGCTTAGAACGAGCTGGAATCCATTATCATAAGTTCCCCACAGTTTCGAAGATACCCCCAGAGGATCGTGAGGTTAAAGATTTTATCAAGTTAGTTGACGACCTTCGAAATCGGCAGCCTGCGCGCGCTACCGCCGAGGGCTGGACAAATCCCGAGCAGTGTGTTGTTGGAGTGCACTGCCATTACGGCTTCAACCGCACGGGATACTTTATCGTATGCTATCTCGTTGAGCGGTGCGATTTCGGTGTTCAGGAGGCTATCGATACCTTTGCCAAGGCGAGGCCTAATGGGATCCGTCACTCGCACTTTCTAGATCGTCTGTATGTACGATACAATGTTGGCTCGGCTTCTGCAAGCCGGTCATGA
- a CDS encoding probable PHO8-repressible alkaline phosphatase vacuolar, protein MSSPQANESDPLLSGDGDGRSDAQADKGARNSRLRELGLFAWALIATAAVIVLAIWTQHEQQTKHDHNTPASKRNLVFMVSDGMGPAPLSLTRSFRQHVEELPYGDTLTLDKHFWGTSRTRSSSSLVTDSAAGATAFSCGKKTYNGAISTLPNHDPCGTVLEAAKRAGYHTGLVVTTKIEDATPACFNSHVVLREMEDEIALQQIGEGVLGRTVDLMLGGGRCNFLPNSTEGSCRADDTDVIKIAKEKHNWTYTDSRAGFDALKGGNNVKLPLLGLFAPTDIPFEIDRRNHNDVYPSLSEMAKTALRALEKATEKSDKGFFIMIEGSRIDHAGHINDPAAQVHEVLEYDKTFQAVLDFIKESKTETVLVATSDHETGGLATAIQEPGHLPVYNWYPKVLANATASAEWLHAKLNAHLASDSNIKKNKEKLKTYINEELIVGGLGISNASDKEITTIADHPESALVLFSALISLRAHVGWSTHGHTAVDVNIYSSGGPRTENIRGNVENTDVGKYLREYLEVDVDAITSELKEKMSKVNLQDVGMEALDEVWSLGNKYHAIEV, encoded by the exons AtgtcttctcctcaggcCAACGAAAGCGATCCTCTCTTGTCCGGTGACGGTGACGGCCGCTCCGATGCTCAGGCCGATAAGGGAGCCCGGAACTCGCGACTCCGTGAACTCGGCCTCTTTGCCTGGGCTCTGATTGCCACTGCTGCCGTCATTGTTTTAGCTATTTGGACTCAGCATGAGCAACAAACCAAACATGATCACAACACGCCCGCCTCTAAGCGAAACCTCGTCTTCATGGTGTCAGACGGCATGGGCCCTGCACCTTTGTCCTTGACGCGTAGCTTCCGACAACACGTGGAAGAGCTTCCCTACGGCGATACCCTCACTCTCGATAAGCATTTCTGGGGCACGAGCCGGACTCGCTCCAGCAGTTCCCTGGTCACAGACAGTGCTGCTGGTGCAACAGCCTTCTCCTGTGGCAAGAAGACCTACAATGGTGCTATCTCTACACTCCCTAACCACGATCCTTGTGGAACCGTCCTAGAAGCTGCCAAGCGTGCTGGATATCATACTGGACTTGTTGTCACAACGAAGATTGAG GATGCGACTCCAGCCTGCTTCAACTCCCACGTGGTCCTCCGCGAGATGGAAGACGAGATTGCTCTCCAACAGATCGGAGAAGGTGTCCTGGGCCGGACTGTTGATCTGATGCTTGGTGGTGGCCGCTGTAACTTCTTGCCCAACAGCACCGAGGGCAGCTGCCGAGCCGACGACACGGACGTGATCAAGATTGCAAAGGAAAAGCACAACTGGACCTACACCGACAGTCGCGCTGGCTTTGATGCTCTCAAGGGCGGCAACAACGTCAAGCTGCCTTTGCTCGGACTCTTTGCCCCAACTGACATCCCCTTTGAGATTGACCGCCGAAATCACAACGACGTCTACCCCTCGCTGAGCGAAATGGCCAAGACCGCTCTTCGCGCTCTTGAGAAGGCTACTGAAAAGAGTGACAAGGGCTTTTTCATCATGATCGAGGGCAGCCGAATTGACCATGCCGGTCATATCAATGATCCTGCAGCTCAGGTCCACGAGGTTCTTGAGTATGACAAGACATTCCAAGCTGTactcgacttcatcaaggagAGCAAGACTGAGACTGTTCTTGTCGCAACCAGTGACCATGAAACTGGTGGTCTTGCCACTGCGATTCAGGAACCTGGTCACCTCCCAGTCTACAACTGGTACCCCAAGGTACTTGCAAATGCTACTGCTTCAGCTGAGTGGCTTCACGCCAAGCTCAACGCACACCTCGCCTCTgattccaacatcaagaagaataagGAGAAGCTAAAGACGTACATCAACGAGGAACTCATCGTCGGCGGTCTTGGTATCTCCAACGCCTCTGATAAGGAGATCACCACCATTGCTGATCATCCTGAGAGCGCCCTTGTCCTCTTTTCAGCTCTCATCTCCCTGCGCGCTCACGTCGGTTGGAGTACACACGGCCACACTGCTGTCGACGTCAATATCTACAGTTCTGGTGGTCCCCGAACAGAGAACATCCGTGGTAATGTTGAGAATACCGATGTTGGTAAATATCTACGGGAGTATCTTGAAGTTGACGTTGACGCGATCACCTCGGAActcaaggaaaagatgaGCAAGGTTaatcttcaagatgttgGTATGGAGGCACTCGACGAAGTTTGGTCTCTTGGTAACAAGTACCATGCTATTGAGGTTTAA
- a CDS encoding CorA-like magnesium transporter family protein, whose translation MSTSRDFAVPAEHDNAMQPQDDIEQRSRQSHSSNTNVSEEKDQHVRYHLTLNTQNLSPPKAEPMRPVRSDTEVHREMTFSPSILRRRMTRAPTFKTVEDYDEFDTAFGDRPGWQPGSEPGYDPKLPDGGHASMPALQAPCEISVIDFSQDKMVKRHFDNVNFIDFLDQPKEEWAKCRWINVNGLSWDVIQAIGNKKGLHKLALEDMMQIRNRTKADWYPNHAFIVMTLQKLVHLVDDEDDTTSTSSTYSSKTLGALRGSVRQLWKTRRAADPEKDFETSLRPQDPITADLQETGMIRTLQRYHASGNEARTEFMESHSSLTPYQMAVSAEQVSIFLTSDNTVISFFEVSAGDIERPIVTRLSTPGTILRESNDASLLCQGIIDAIIDLAIPLTSIYTDIIADIELDVLTSPSISQSKKLYICISEINKMLSFLNPIDNLVNVLRDHKTHMTHDQAMQALENPSTGVIVTPMTHTYLGDVLDHCIMITEALQQLKQSSDNLINLIFNTISAHQNESMKQLTTVTIIFLPLTFITGFFGQNFAEEGFPEIHHGIWYFWACAVPTVVATILILMREMIYNWLVRVVQRRHILTLRKKKKRSKQQKIKLKV comes from the exons ATGTCAACATCACGAGACTTCGCTGTCCCAGCGGAGCACGATAATGCAATGCAGCCTCAGGACGATATAGAGCAAAGGAGTCGCCAAAGCCATTCTTCCAACACCAACGTATCTGAAGAGAAAGATCAGCATGTCCGCTACCACCTCACCCTCAACACGCAGAACCTCTCCCCGCCCAAGGCCGAGCCTATGCGGCCAGTGCGTTCCGACACAGAGGTCCATCGCGAAATGACATTTTCGCCCTCGATATTGCGACGCCGGATGACTCGCGCCCCAACGTTCAAGACGGTGGAGGATTATGATGAGTTCGACACTGCCTTTGGCGATCGTCCTGGTTGGCAGCCTGGCTCCGAGCCTGGCTATGACCCAAAGCTTCCCGATGGAGGCCATGCTTCGATGCCTGCACTTCAAGCACCCTGTGAGATTTCTGTAATCGACTTTTCGCAAGATAAAATGGTGAAGCGCCACTTCGATAATGTAAATTTCATCGACTTCCTTGACCAGCCAAAAGAAGAATGGGCCAAATGCCGGTGGATCAACGTCAATGGACTCAGTTGGGATGTTATTCAGGCAATTGGCAACAAGAAGGGTCTTCACAAGCTTGCCTTGGAGGACATGATGCAGATCAGGAACCGGACGAAGGCTGATTGGTATCCCAACCATGCTTTCATCGTCATGACCCTGCAGAAGCTTGTCCACCTggttgacgatgaagatgatacAACCAGCACGAGCAGCACATACTCTAGCAAGACGCTCGGCGCTTTGAGAGGCTCAGTGAGGCAGCTTTGGAAGACTCGCAGAGCGGCCGACCCCGAGAAGGACTTTGAGACCTCGCTACGGCCACAAGACCCTATTACGGCAGACCTGCAAGAGACGGGCATGATAAGGACATTGCAGCGTTATCACGCCTCAGGAAATGAAGCACGCACAGAATTCATGGAGAGTCATTCATCCCTGACGCCATATCAAATGGCAGTGTCGGCAGAGCAGGTCTCTATATTTCTAACATCAGATAACACGGTCATCTCTTTCTTTGAGGTCTCGGCAGGAGATATTGAGCGGCCCATCGTCACCCGTCTGAGTACCCCAGGCACTATTCTTCGCGAGTCCAATGACGCATCATTATTATGCCAGGGCATTATCGACGCCATCATCGACCTCGCCATACCCTTGACGTCTATTTACACAGACATTATTGCCGATATTGAGCTAGATGTGCTCACATCGCCGAGTATCAGTCAAAGcaaaaagctatatatatgCATTAGTGAGATCAACAAAATGCTGAGCTTCCTCAACCCTATTGATAACTTGGTCAATGTGCTGAGGGATCACAAGACACACATGACCCATGACCAAGCCATGCAGGCACTGGAGAACCCTTCAACTGGTGTTATTGTCACTCCCATGACCCACACATACCTAGGCGATGTGCTCGATCACTGTATTATGATAACTGAAGCTCTACAACAGCTCAAGCAATCATCagacaacctcatcaaccttatcttcaacaccatatCAGCCCACCAGAATGAATCGATGAAGCAGCTTACCACTGTGACCATCATTTTCCTTCCTTTGACGTTCATAACAGGATTTTTTGGACAGAACTTTGCGGAAGAGGGCTTCCCCGAAATCCACCATGGTATTTGGTATTT CTGGGCCTGCGCCGTTCCGACTGTTGTAGCAACCATCTTGATTCTAATGAGAGAGATGATTTACAACTGGCTGGTGCGAGTCGTACAAAGAAGACACATCCTTACGCTtaggaaaaagaagaagaggtccAAGCAGCAAAAGATTAAGCTCAAGGTGTGA
- a CDS encoding related to uracil phosphoribosyltransferase yields MSSLPSNVHVSQHPCLRAKLSQLRSKTNSPRDVKSLIHEISLIVSCEALASSLEATEGTQDETPLGFQFTSTTVQPSTMCLVPILRSGLGMVDAVQTMLPIPVPVHHLGMYREPSTLDPVEYYNNLPQQIPGDSSSSSASSLAILVDPVIATGGTCAAAIQTLREWGAKRIIVLAVIGADEGVQRVAAEWPEGCEVWIAAVDKELTKDGMLKPGLGDVGDRLFLTIGK; encoded by the exons ATGTCTTCATTGCCTTCAAACGTCCATGTCTCTCAGCACCCGTGTCTACGGGCAAAGCTGAGCCAGCTTCGCTCAAAGACCAACAGTCCTAGAGACGTTAAATCACTGATTCATGAGATTTCTCTGATTGTCTCTTGTGAAGCTCTTGCTTCGTCTCTGGAAGCTACGGAAGGAACTCAG GATGAGACGCCTTTGGGCTTCCAGTTCACTTCCACAACAGTCCAACCAAGTACCATGTGTCTGGTTCCCATTCTGCGATCAGGCCTTGGAATGGTAGACG CCGTGCAAACCATGCTCCCTATCCCAGTTCCAGTTCATCATCTGGGAATGTACCGTGAGCCTTCAACTCTCGACCCAGTCGAGTACTACAACAACCTTCCCCAGCAAATCCCGGGTGACTCCTCCAGTAGCAGTGCTAGTAGTCTTGCTATCTTGGTCGATCCTGTTATTGCAACCGGTGGAACCTGTGCCGCCGCTATCCAGACGCTTCGTGAATGGGGTGCAAAGAGAATCATCGTCCTCGCTGTTATTGGAGCTGACGAGGGTGTTCAGAGAGTCGCTGCCGAGTGGCCCGAGGGATGCGAGGTTTGGATTGCAGCAGTGGACAAGGAGTTGACCAAGGATGGTATGCTGAAGCCTGGTCTGGGAGACGTTGGTGATAGGCTGTTCTTGACTATCGGCAAATGA